The following are encoded together in the Diabrotica undecimpunctata isolate CICGRU chromosome 7, icDiaUnde3, whole genome shotgun sequence genome:
- the LOC140446382 gene encoding uncharacterized protein yields the protein MTFDQHLNWKEYIKKSAIECQTRLNILKSLSKKDWGADRQTMLSLYRTLIRSKLDYGAIAYSSATESSLKILDSVHNTALCIVLGAYRTTPIESLYCEAAEPSLYHKRMYLKLTYVINSKQIPTTTPSIMITLTDYQHVSPINHVYINVSTTESKWISHL from the coding sequence ATGACATTCGACCAACATCTAAATTGGaaagaatatattaaaaaatcgGCAATCGAATGCCAAACAAGACTTAATATCCTTAAATCACTATCTAAAAAAGACTGGGGGGCAGATAGACAAACTATGCTTTCTCTCTACAGAACTCTAATCAGATCTAAATTAGACTATGGCGCAATAGCATATTCATCGGCTACTGAGTCTTCTCTTAAAATTTTAGATTCAGTACACAATACTGCACTCTGCATTGTCTTGGGAGCTTACAGAACCACACCAATAGAAAGCCTGTATTGTGAAGCAGCTGAACCATCACTATATCACAAAAGAATGTACTTAAAGTTAACCTATGTAATTAATTCAAAGCAAATCCCAACAACCACACCTTCAATTATGATCACCTTAACCGATTATCAACATGTTTCTCCAATAAACCACGTCTACATAAACGTTTCTACCACCGAATCAAAATGGATCTCTCATCTCTGA